From Bactrocera oleae isolate idBacOlea1 chromosome 4, idBacOlea1, whole genome shotgun sequence:
CTTGGGCACAATCTGTGCCACTAGAGTATCGCCATTGTGAAATGTGCGACCGACGTAGATAGTATCGCCGTCAAAGTCGTTACCGCCAAGTACGGCATTTGGTGGAATAGAGGCGTATGCGGACGAATGCACCCATTTGAGGTctaaagtttaataaaaagataaaataaaatttattttccatgtGAGAATCGCctaaactataaaaattcaacaaaaggGTGCATACGTCCGCGTTGTTCGAGTTTGAGAGATATAGCAATGATTAAatcgtatttttatatatttcataccaaatatgctttttatttttacagtGCTTTTCGTACAAATTTGTTCTAATCAATAGAAAAGTAATAAAACTTAAACGCGGCAGAGAACCTCGTATGAGTCGACACGAATTTCGCGACCACCATATGGTATAAAGAGGCAGCGTTGCAATTGTGAAACTAAACCGGGAGTTAAGCTACCCTGATAATGGCCACGACCGACATACAAACGATTACCGTTGCGCCCGACGCCGCTTATAACAGCATTCGGTGGGATGGCGTGATTATATACATGCACCCAGCTGTAACCGTAGCCACAGAGGACATCGAAAGAGGGCTTATTGATCTCGTAACCGCCACAACAGACGTATGCACTACCTTTGTTGGGAACAAACTTAGCAGGCAGCAGCTCACCTTCATGCATGGCACGACCCACATAGATAGGCGCTCGATCAGAATCGTAGCCACCAACGACAGCATTCGGCGGCACGTGGTGTGGTGTTGTGGGCACCCATTGATCTGTGGCCTGTCTGATGAGCACTTCGTATGAGTCAAGACGCACTTCATTACCTCCAAACGGTATATACAAGCAGCCATGCGATGGATGTATTTTACCAACGGTTAAACTGTTCGCATAATGTCCACGACCTATATACAATGGCTCACCGTTGCGTGTGGTACCGCTGCGCACAGCATTGGGCGGCACAGAACCGCCATAACATGTTACCCAAGCATAGCCTTGACCCACTAGCAGCTCATagtgtgttttttgtatttccTTACCGCCCCAGCAGACATAACCGCATCCTTTGCTCGGTACCACTTTGGCCGGTAGGTTATCGCCCTCGTGGAATGAACGGCCCACATAGATGGGAGTGCCATCACTGTCGCGTCCACCAATAACGGCGAATGGTGGCACAGGCTGATATGGTGACGAATGTACCCAGGTTTCTGAAAAGAAATAGGTCAAATTAAAGCCCatgaattgaaatattttttgcaatactgtacatttaatatacaatatatacttttttttctttttaaagaaAAGATAACAGTGATTGCACAGTTAAATGGtacgtatgtataagtatggtaaataataaatgttataaaatgagaagtgttattatacttgtattaaggAAGTATTATCGGTCTCATATGGTCGGTCGCACGAAGTATGAATCATGGCAATCTATTATTTCGCTAATTTGGCACAtgcacaagcatacatacaagtattgaaAGTATCTAAGTATCGATAGTGTTAGTTATTAAATGTTTGCTCTGAAAGCTTATGCAATGTGTGAATCATTACCAAAGTATTTAGGCAGCAAAAACTAATTACACTTTTAATTATAAAGGCGATTTACCGTGTTGGAAAACAGCACCGGGTTGCACCGAAATCGtagcgcctaaaaatatgcagtGACATTTTAATATTAGACTACACCTATTGGTTACTCAAATGCATAATTTTGCAAGTTCACGCAAATTATTATGTATGTGCaaatgtatgtttataaaattcTATTATCACTCGCTCAATTATCTGTGTTATAGATATAGTGTTATCACTGAACCAATCAGAGATAAAACTATAAGACTTCTTTCAGGAAAATATATAAGTTCATAGTTAATTTAATCACATgctttatttatagaaaatcaGTGTCTAAGAATATACATTTAACATTGCACTCTTTTCAGTTCTATAAAACGCACTTTAtccattttttgtaatatatttctctTACCCATATTTATTGTGTATTGGTTTTGCACAGATTACAGAAATCttcttttatttacttatttcttCTAATCGTTATGACTTCGTTATCAAAATTTCTCTTTAATTATATTCAACGGTTAGAACGCTCCGTGTGCGTCAACGGTCGCTGTATAACTGTTCTCGTCGATGAATTCAACTGAGTTGATTTTAAACGTAAATCgtcttttattgaataatatgTATGGGCTATTTTATCTTATCGAACGGTATTGCTTTCGTTTCGGTTTTAAATTACCATTGATATTTCGAAAAAGAGCAATAATTTTACCAAACAAATAATTTACCAAACCCAAAATGTTTTTAGtaaaaatgtttccaaattcaattttttccattttcgatttgttttattattagatTATTATTAATTGATTAACAGCGCACCAACAATTGTATGTGTGATTGCACatggcacatatgtatgttcttaatgatgtccgttatttcccaagtttttaataaaaacatttaaaagttatacgcattTAAAGTTATGGGTCAAATGCACTGAGCGTTTTTAAAAGTGccttaaaaattttgtacatacttgtacatacatatgtgttgctTAGACGACATCTGGTcttgtatgaatgctcagtTACTGAATGTTTTTTTGTAGACCGAAAAATTGTTTACTAGAATATaatgttttcaaagttgtagatttacttactttatgcaaaatatcaaaacattccatgttacatacatacatatacgtgaaaagaaatttaaatttaaaataaacagcTTGTTtacgtaaaataatttttagggcaaaaactgaaacttcaggtggcgtttgcaataaaaaattgacttgaaaaataaaagacacactaatatacatacatgtatgggTAATGTCTGTCCAATTCATATGCGTTATATATTTGACATCCCTACCGTTATCAAAAGGATAAGTCATGAGATAGTGTTGTCTCAAAATGATGATCCATTCGAGCCTAAATTAAATCGTGTTCATTGATTTAAccttttttgaaaagttttatttatctatatgtatatgagaaGTGCTCACAAAATactcaaaatatttaagtaaatatcaTATTTAAAGTTATGCCATATTAAACAAACGGCCCAATTACGCTTTTCAACTCAACTGCATTTTGATTGAAGTTTTTAAATACGGTATTATGGTTTTCTACTCAACccgtcaaaaaaaatttcgatagaaatattatcaaacttcaacttttttttggaattacggttttcaactctgTGCCAGTGACTAGAGtatcaaaaaaacattaatgaacttgtttagaaaaaatattaatagaaaatggaaaatgagtaaaaaaaaatacctcCTCAGTAATTGGTGTTTTACACACGGCGCACAAATATGGTGTTCGTGATATTTAAAAGCAGGCAACCATAGATATCGTAGATTGCGGCAGGAAGCAAGTGCAGAGTTTGTGGTAACGTTCATTCAATTCATTTAGTAAAACACAAAATGATTCCTCATCTAAATGCgacaaacattatttaaaagccatttaattgtcaataaaactttggCTTACTTGGTGTTAATAATTTCGAAAGGATTTGAGTGATCACGAAGGTTGTTTCTTATGCGCAGCACATCAGTTTTGGCCCTAACATTTAAccataaattaaaactaatgtCCATTTTGATAATTCGATAATTCGCATTTTCCTGagtaataactaaattaaattattttgatttttcatttaaaaattttcagttatttAACTATTTGTCAAATCTTCATTTTATAGGTTGGCAACACCAATCAAACTTCGactgaaaaaagttgaaattcgTAATTCCAAAAAAGAGTTGGGTTGATCTGAAGATGAACATTAATTCAACCGAGTGGAGTTGAAGACCGTAATAGTGGTAATACAATTAGTCTCTAAGGCTTGCAAATAACATTTGCATTGGTTGTGAGAgctaaaaaaatgatttttttaaaatatatttgaactttTACTTTGAAGAACTGCAGATATTTACATAACAAACATTAATCGTATTGGTGAAGTGGtgaaaaattagtatttaatgGAAATTCtgtgtaatatataattttctcaacaggaaattttaaaatctagGTTCTGCGTGAGGAATAGATTCCGACACCAAACTATTACTAACcttttaaagcacattaaaaGGGACTTCACAGACGTTAACAACAATCGGTATCAATTTATAGATTTGTATTTGCAAATTAtgaccaaacttttttttgtgcaGTCGGGAGTAATTTTTattgtgcaaaaataaaaacatttttctacTTGTCAATACGTGTTTGTTGTTTCATTATCTTATCATTATCATCAGGTGTTTTCTTGACTTCTATAGATGTGACTCATTGTAAATGAATTATCATGGCTCAGTAacgtacaaataaatatatatatagcacaTATCGCAAAGTACatagtacaataaaaattacatacgtacatgtatatgtaccat
This genomic window contains:
- the LOC106626843 gene encoding uncharacterized protein isoform X3, whose amino-acid sequence is MGATISVQPGAVFQHETWVHSSPYQPVPPFAVIGGRDSDGTPIYVGRSFHEGDNLPAKVVPSKGCGYVCWGGKEIQKTHYELLVGQGYAWVTCYGGSVPPNAVRSGTTRNGEPLYIGRGHYANSLTVGKIHPSHGCLYIPFGGNEVRLDSYEVLIRQATDQWVPTTPHHVPPNAVVGGYDSDRAPIYVGRAMHEGELLPAKFVPNKGSAYVCCGGYEINKPSFDVLCGYGYSWVHVYNHAIPPNAVISGVGRNGNRLYVGRGHYQGSLTPGLVSQLQRCLFIPYGGREIRVDSYEVLCRV